The sequence GAACTGCTGGTGGACGAGCAGGAGCTGGCCCGGCGCAAGGCCGCCTGGAAGCCCCTGGACAAGCCCATCGCCTCGCCGTTCCTGCGGCGCTACGCCTCGCGCGTCAGTTCGGCGGCGCAGGGGGCCGTGCTGGAGTAGACGATGCGTGACATCGCCAAGTTCATCAACGGATTCAAGGCCTTTCGGGACAACTACTTCTGCGGGGACGAGGAGGTCTTCCAGCGGCTGCGCTCCGGCCAGAATCCCCGCGCCCTGCTCATCGCCTGCAGCGACTCGCGGGTGGACCCGGCCATCCTCACCAACAGCGCGCCCGGCGACCTGTTCGTGATCCGCAACGTGGCCAACCTCGTGCCTCCGTGCGAGGACGACGGCGGCCACCACGGCGTGAGCGCGGCCCTGGAATTCGCGGTGCGCGTGCTCCTGGTGGAGCACGTCATCGTCATGGGCCACAGCGCCTGCGGCGGCATCCGCTCGCTCATGCGCGGGGAGTTCGGCCAGGCCAGGGACTTCCTGCCCCGCTGGGTGGACATCATGGCCCCGGCCCGGGAGCGCGTGCTGCGGGAGCTGCCGGACAAGTCCCCGGAGCTCCAGGAGCGGGCCTGCGAACAGGCCGCCGTGCTCGTGTCCCTGGACAACCTGCTGACCTTCCCTTGGGTCCGGGAGCGCGTGGAGACGGGCAGCCTGCTCCTGCACGGCTGGTACTTCGACCTGGAGCGCGGCGAACTGCTGAGCTACCTGCCCCAGTCCGGCCAGTTCGAACCCCTGGTCCCGCGCTGCGAGGCGGGCTAGTCCCAGGTCTTGGGCAGAAGGAAGCTGTAGGAGCGCAGGCCATGCACGGCCTGGACCAGCGGGCCGGAGAACAAACGCACGGCCCCGCCCATGAGCCCGGGCCCCGCCCCGCGCAGCAAGGCGAAGAGCGTCCAGCGCAGCGCGTTGGCCGCCCGGAACTCCGGGACGAGCACCCGCCGGATGCGCCGGGCATAGGCCGGACCAGGCTCGCCGCCCTGGTCCAGGGCCTCGATCACGGCCTCGGCCGCGTAGCGCCCCGTGGTCAGGGCGTAGAAAATCCCCTCCCCCAGCAGGGGCTCCACGAACCCGCCCGCGTCGCCCGCCAGGAGCACCTGGCCGCCATACGGCGTCTTCAGGTGGTTCCCATAGGGCAGCGGGTGGCCGTACACCGCCAGTCCCCGCATCCCGAGCACCCCATGAAACCCGAGAAAATCCCGCAGCAGGCGGGGATAGTCCGGCTTGCCGCGCATGAGCCCGCACAGGCCCACCACCATGCCGTCGCTGTTGGGGAAGACCCAGCCGTAGCCCGTGTCCACGAATCCGGCGTAGAGCCGGGGATGGTCCACGGCCCCGGGCAGGGCCTCCCTGGGCACGAGGATCTCCACCGCCCCGGCCAGGCCCCTGCGCCAGGCCTCCCGGTCCGCGCCCAGGCACTTGCGCACCACGCTGCCCGCGCCGTCCGCGCCGATGACGTACCGGCCCCGGAAGACCTCGCCCCCAACGGTTGCCAGCTCCCCGCGTTCCGGCCTACACTCCGCCACCGCGCGGTTCGGGAAAAAGGCCGCGCCCCGGGCCCGGGCCAGCTCCAGCAGGCGCAAATCCAGGACCCGGCGCTTGA is a genomic window of Desulfovibrio aminophilus containing:
- a CDS encoding carbonic anhydrase, which translates into the protein MRDIAKFINGFKAFRDNYFCGDEEVFQRLRSGQNPRALLIACSDSRVDPAILTNSAPGDLFVIRNVANLVPPCEDDGGHHGVSAALEFAVRVLLVEHVIVMGHSACGGIRSLMRGEFGQARDFLPRWVDIMAPARERVLRELPDKSPELQERACEQAAVLVSLDNLLTFPWVRERVETGSLLLHGWYFDLERGELLSYLPQSGQFEPLVPRCEAG
- a CDS encoding geranylgeranyl reductase family protein, coding for MTLEYDVVIAGAGPAGSAAAAVLAGRGLSVALLDRRDFPRNKLCGGLLTWKTRRVLERVFGPGVLDGATDHVSDRFEIFHRDRLLAEGRSPEPFVLVKRRVLDLRLLELARARGAAFFPNRAVAECRPERGELATVGGEVFRGRYVIGADGAGSVVRKCLGADREAWRRGLAGAVEILVPREALPGAVDHPRLYAGFVDTGYGWVFPNSDGMVVGLCGLMRGKPDYPRLLRDFLGFHGVLGMRGLAVYGHPLPYGNHLKTPYGGQVLLAGDAGGFVEPLLGEGIFYALTTGRYAAEAVIEALDQGGEPGPAYARRIRRVLVPEFRAANALRWTLFALLRGAGPGLMGGAVRLFSGPLVQAVHGLRSYSFLLPKTWD